A genome region from Camelina sativa cultivar DH55 chromosome 10, Cs, whole genome shotgun sequence includes the following:
- the LOC104720442 gene encoding short-chain type dehydrogenase/reductase-like: protein MENNTRSSSSLPLAGRVAIVTGATRGMGRAIAIHLHSVGARVTINYVSSSSKAELLVSELNDSSQPKSAIAVRADVSDPEQINNLFDQTKQEFGSKVHILVNCAGVLDPKYPTIAETTLEDFENTFTINTRGSFLCCKEAAKRVVRGGGGRVIMMSTSMVGGLSPGYGVYAASKAAVETMVKVLAKELKGSGITANCVAPGPVETEMFFAGKSDELVKTFAGACPMGRIGEPKDISEIVGFLAGDGGEWINGQVMRANGGFVI, encoded by the coding sequence atggaaaataacaCAAGAAGCTCATCATCTCTCCCTCTGGCCGGGCGTGTAGCTATAGTGACTGGAGCCACCAGAGGTATGGGCCGTGCAATCGCGATCCACCTCCACTCTGTTGGCGCAAGAGTCACCATCAATTATGTCTCGAGCTCATCAAAAGCAGAACTCTTGGTTTCAGAACTAAACGACTCATCTCAACCAAAGTCAGCAATTGCAGTTAGAGCAGATGTATCAGACCCGGAACAGATCAACAACTTGTTTGATCAAACAAAACAGGAGTTCGGATCTAAAGTTCACATCCTCGTGAACTGTGCAGGTGTTTTGGATCCAAAGTATCCGACTATAGCCGAGACCACACTGGAAGATTTCGAGAACACATTCACAATAAACACAAGGGGATCTTTCTTGTGTTGCAAGGAAGCAGCTAAAAGGGTTGTGAGAGGAGGGGGTGGAAGAGTCATTATGATGTCTACATCAATGGTTGGTGGTCTCTCACCGGGTTATGGAGTTTATGCAGCATCAAAGGCTGCAGTGGAGACAATGGTGAAAGTGTTGGCGAAGGAGTTGAAGGGAAGCGGGATTACGGCGAATTGCGTGGCACCAGGGCCGGTTGAGACAGAGATGTTCTTTGCCGGAAAGAGTGATGAATTGGTGAAGACATTTGCAGGGGCTTGTCCTATGGGGAGGATCGGTGAGCCAAAGGATATTTCGGAGATTGTAGGGTTTTTGGCCGGTGATGGTGGGGAATGGATCAATGGTCAGGTTATGAGAGCCAATGGAGGctttgttatttaa
- the LOC104720441 gene encoding serine/threonine-protein kinase At3g07070-like — protein MSCFLGPSMNNKSREDEGSSMAVPYDRRQIATHEAVTMNKESPNSIEAESFTFRELATATNSFRQEFLIGAGGFGRVYKGKLEKTGQVVAVKQLDRNGLQGDREFLVEIFRLSLLHHPNLASLIGYCLDGDQRLLVYEFMPLCSLEDHLLDVGAEQQPLDWNSRIRIALGAAKGLAYLHEKANPPVIYRDFKSSNILLNEDFDAKLSDFGLAKLGSVGDTQNVSSRVIGTYGYCAPEYQKTGQLTVKSDVYSFGVVLLELITGKRVIDTTRTSHEQNLVTWAQPIFREPNRFPELADPLLQGEFPEKSLNQFVAVAAMCLQEEPIVRPLISDVVTALSSMSATTGSPPRTTGTVLKTVEDQGVF, from the exons atGAGTTGTTTCTTGGGTCCATCGATGAACAACAAAAGTAGAGAGGATGAAGGTTCATCTATGGCTGTTCCGTATGATCGGAGGCAGATAGCAACACATGAAGCGGTGACGATGAACAAAGAATCACCAAACAGTATCGAGGCAGAGAGTTTCACATTTCGTGAGTTAGCAACCGCGACAAACAGCTTCAGGCAAGAGTTCTTGATCGGAGCAGGAGGGTTCGGGAGGGTTTACAAAGGAAAGTTGGAGAAGACAGGACAG GTGGTGGCTGTGAAGCAACTTGACCGTAATGGATTACAAGGGGATAGAGAGTTTCTGGTAGAGATCTTTAGGttgagtcttcttcatcatcccaaTCTTGCCAGTCTCATTGGATATTGCCTTGATGGAGACCAGAGACTTCTTGTTTACGAGTTCATGCCTCTTTGTTCCCTCGAAGATCATCTCCTTG ATGTTGGAGCGGAACAACAACCACTGGATTGGAACTCTCGGATAAGGATTGCCTTAGGAGCAGCAAAAGGGCTTGCGTATCTCCACGAAAAGGCAAACCCTCCGGTGATATATCGAGATTTTAAATCGTCAAATATATTGCTTAATGAAGATTTTGATGCAAAATTATCAGATTTTGGTTTGGCAAAACTTGGTTCGGTTGGGGACACACAAAATGTATCTTCCCGAGTTATAGGAACTTACGGTTATTGCGCTCCCGAGTATCAGAAAACCGGTCAGCTAACGGTTAAATCtgatgtttatagttttggaGTTGTGTTGTTGGAACTCATAACTGGTAAACGAGTTATCGATACAACGAGAACGAGTCATGAACAAAATCTAGTTACTTGG gCACAACCGATATTCAGAGAACCAAATCGATTCCCAGAGCTAGCTGACCCACTTCTCCAAGGCGAGTTCCCTGAAAAAAGTCTGAACCAATTTGTAGCAGTAGCGGCAATGTGTTTGCAAGAAGAACCAATAGTTCGACCATTAATCAGTGATGTCGTCACCGCCTTGAGTTCTATGAGTGCAACAACCGGTTCACCTCCCCGTACAACGGGTACTGTCCTTAAGACCGTAGAGGACCAGGGCGTGTTTTAA
- the LOC104719150 gene encoding 60S ribosomal protein L13a-3, whose protein sequence is MVSGSGICAKRVVVDARHHMSGLLASSLAKELLNGQKVVVVRCEEICLSGGLVRLRMKYMRFLRKRMNTKPSHGPIHFRAPSKIFWRTVRSMIPHKTKRGAAALARLKVFEGIPPPYDKVKRMVIPDAFKVLRLQSGHKYCLLGRLSSEVGWNHYDTIKELETKRKERSQATYERKKQLNKLRTKAEKVAEEKLGSQLDIFAPVMY, encoded by the exons atggtgtcaGGGTCAGGGATATGCGCGAAGCGTGTGGTCGTCGACGCGCGACACCATATGAGTGGTCTTCTTGCGTCGTCACTTGCAAAGGAGTTGCTCAACGGCCAGAAAGTGGTGGTCGTCCGATGCGAGGAGATTTGTCTCTCGGGAGGTTTGGTTCGGTTAAGGATGAAGTACATGAGATTCCTTAGGAAACGTATGAACACTAAGCCTTCTCATGGTCCTATTCACTTTCGTGCTCCATCAAAGATCTTCTGGCGCACAGTTCGCAG TATGATTCCACACAAGACCAAGCGTGGTGCTGCTGCACTTGCTCGCTTGAAGGTTTTTGAGGGAATCCCACCTCCCTATGACAAGGTTAAGAGAATGGTTATACCTGATGCTTTCAA GGTTTTGAGACTCCAGAGTGGTCACAAGTACTGCTTATTGGGACGTCTATCGTCTGAGGTTGGGTGGAACCATTACGATACCATTAAA GAACTTGAGACAAAGAGAAAGGAAAGGTCACAAGCGACGTATGAGCGCAAGAAGCAACTCAACAAGCTCAGGACCAAGGCAGAAAAGGTTGCGGAAGAGAAGCTCGGATCACAGCTCGATATTTTTGCCCCGGTTATGTATTGA
- the LOC109126864 gene encoding uncharacterized protein At3g60930, chloroplastic-like — translation MSPMKSSSGKTVKPLIPGDYGPHQLSILSAENIAEFRGSTGIPPEIEIRFPKAHESLENPPPGYCCAFEIFFSACGLSFPLPELIVKMMFELGFALPQMCPNFVRIVMCLQTLGEEFDYKLSLADFLQVYTVKTGRTKGTLYVSPLSGLKVFDDLPEKDEKWRKSYFFFPVNELTFGHLSNYFERGLICPTFCEIFSKFCSQGQIAWDSFLCERIRKSTVRLRGRSLICSDPISTLEMNNREERACRLAEKEAKLNMAAALAEGKARFPTKKSSLSALEVGGTPASPAGPSELLACASGPSTDPSESPVIVIADSSDEPREFAARPTSARKPSAPPASPADLMRSYTRPGLRIPAFADMSELNRANFLRFADKIAKLMIEFNSSVASYEDQLFAYPSSSEVSLLKERIADQEAQVAEYSRLEAENADTVVKAEQIRAQMKRAEVEVLDLRVANEDHRDKLKKAGDLYFEAAKDAKAAKNRVWREEKRITFEEREKLAPTNIRAAEIRANRMLVEEISRGEIQDMEAELGLLRGYEEEADRKVSQVTPRDLDLSAFSDILTDTPELLCDKHPLSVTIDESGTNLGQMSKQRMDDFLANTRSEAELAEMALVLSEAASDPPLPTQ, via the exons ATGTCTCCTATGAAATCCTCATCGGGTAAAACCGTGAAACCTTTGATTCCGGGCGATTATGGTCCCCATCAACTGTCAATTCTCTCTGCGGAGAATATAGCTGAGTTTAGGGGATCCACCGGGATTCCGCCTGAGATCGAGATCAGGTTCCCAAAAGCTCATGAATCCCTGGAGAATCCTCCTCCGGGCTACTGTTGCGCGTTCGAGATATTTTTCTCTGCATGCGGACTATCGTTCCCCCTTCCCGAACTCATCGTAAAGATGATGTTCGAACTGGGCTTCGCTCTCCCCCAGATGTGCCCGAACTTCGTTCGAATAGTAATGTGTCTCCAGACTCTGGGGGAGGAGTTCGATTACAAGCTATCCCTGGCCGACTTTCTTCAGGTTTACACGGTGAAAACAGGTCGTACCAAGGGCACGCTTTACGTAAGTCCGCTCTCCGGGCTGAAGGTCTTTGATGACCTTCCCGAGAAGGACGAGAAATGGCGGAAGTCTTACTTCTTTTTCCCGGTTAACGAACTCACCTTTGGTCACCTCTCGA ATTACTTCGAGCGCGGGTTGATTTGCCCTACATTTTGCGAGATTTTCTCAAAGTTTTGCAGCCAGGGCCAGATCGCTTGGGATTCCTTTTTGTGTGAAAGGATTAGGAAGTCCACAGTGAGGCTCAGAGGACGTTCTCTCATTTGCTCCGACCCCATAAGCACTTTGGAGATGAACAATAGAGAAGAAAGGGCTTGCCGACTTGCTGAGAAGGAGGCGAAGCTAAACATGGCGGCGGCTCTAGCCGAGGGCAAAGCTCGCTTTCCTACCAAGAAGTCCAGTTTGTCCGCTCTTGAGGTAGGCGGGACTCCCGCGTCCCCTGCTGGCCCTTCCGAGCTCCTTGCATGTGCCTCCGGACCTTCGACCGATCCGTCCGAATCCCCCGTGATTGTCATAGCTGATTCTAGTGACGAGCCACGGGAGTTCGCAGCTCGCCCCACGTCAGCAAGGAAGCCTTCTG CTCCCCCTGCGTCCCCAGCTGACCTGATGAGGAGCTATACTCGGCCTGGACTTCGGATTCCGGCGTTTGCCGACATGTCCGAACTAAACCGCGCAAACTTCCTCCGCTTCGCGGACAAGATTGCCAAG CTGATGATCGAGTTTAACTCCTCGGTGGCATCTTACGAGGATCAACTGTTCGCTTACCCCTCATCTTCCGAGGTGAGCCTTCTTAAAGAGAGAATCGCCGACCAGGAAGCCCAGGTGGCAGAATACTCCAGGCTGGAAGCTGAAAATGCCGACACCGTGGTGAAGGCCGAACAGATCCGGGCTCAGATGAAGAGAGCTGAGGTAGAGGTGCTTGACCTCAGGGTTGCCAATGAGGACCACCGAGACAAATTAAAGAAGGCGGGGGACCTTTACTTTGAGGCTGCCAAAGATGCGAAGGCGGCGAAAAACAG GGTATGGAGGGAGGAAAAGAGGATCACTTTCGAGGAGAGGGAGAAGCTAGCTCCGACCAATATCCGAGCCGCTGAGATCAGGGCTAACCGGATGCTGGTCGAGGAGATCTCTAGGGGGGAGATCCAAGATATGGAAGCTGAGCTCGGACTTCTGAGAGGCTATGAGGAGGAGGCTGACAGAAAGGTTTCGCAGGTAACTCCCCGTGACCTCGACCTTTCGGCATTTTCAGACATTTTGACGGATACGCCCGAGCTTTTGTGCGACAAACATCCTTTGAGCGTCACAATCGATGAGTCCGGCACTAATCTCGGACAAATGTCGAAGCAGAGGATGGATGATTTCTTGGCGAATACCAGGTCGGAGGCGGAGCTTGCAGAGATGGCCTTGGTCCTTTCCGAAGCGGCATCGGATCCTCCTCTCCCTACTCAATAG
- the LOC104719149 gene encoding probable myosin-binding protein 6, whose amino-acid sequence MDYPESYRLTFYGILVAFMELAFAYCLLCVSAFVFITYKLLVYLPCPCSGVLGYQNSDLCIQKLLFDWPFRIILRIQKLATTRPSLLHHQVQDQEEKNPFDKDKYLELMDKVRLLEEAVEEERVAKAALVVELEEERAASASAADEAMAMILRLQADKASLEMEGKQYERMIDEKFAYDEEEMNILKEILLKREKEKHFLEKELETYKHIDEDDQGTEEDDSFNDKRASDVVEDREPVVYDVHVIEDNNNCNDKVRDDDVAEHREMKQMEDIVNQLREIVKDHDSVSSPTSSFIHLP is encoded by the coding sequence atggactaCCCGGAAAGTTATAGGTTGACGTTTTATGGAATTTTGGTTGCTTTTATGGAATTAGCATTTGCTTATTGTCTTCTTTGTGTATCGGCTTTCGTCTTTATTACATATAAGTTGCTAGTGTATTTGCCTTGTCCCTGTTCTGGAGTTCTTGGGTACCAAAACAGTGATCTCTGCATCCAAAAACTTCTCTTTGATTGGCCATTCAGAATCATACTCAGAATCCAGAAGCTAGCTACCACTAGACCAAGCCTTTTGCATCATCAAGTACAAGaccaagaagagaagaatcCGTTTGATAAAGATAAATACTTGGAATTGATGGATAAAGTGAGGTTGTTGGAAGAAGCTGTTGAGGAAGAGAGAGTAGCCAAAGCTGCTTTAGTGGTGGAACTGGAGGAAGAAAGAGCAGCTTCAGCATCAGCAGCTGATGAAGCTATGGCTATGATTCTGAGGCTACAAGCTGATAAAGCTTCGCTTGAGATGGAAGGGAAGCAATACGAGAGAATGATTGATGAGAAATTTGCTTATGACGAGGAAGAGATGAATATACTCAAAGAGATTCTTTTAAAGAGGGAGAAAGAGAAGCATTTTCTGGAGAAAGAACTTGAGACTTACAAGCACATTGATGAGGATGATCAAGGGACGGAAGAAGACGATAGTTTCAATGACAAGAGAGCAAGCGATGTTGTTGAGGATAGAGAACCGGTTGTGTATGATGTTCATGTCATTGAGGATAATAATAACTGTAATGATAAGGTGAGGGATGATGATGTGGCAGAACACAGAGAGATGAAGCAAATGGAAGATATAGTGAACCAACTTCGAGAGATAGTCAAGGATCATGATTCAGTTTCATCACCTACTTCATCTTTCATTCATCTCCCATAA